A single region of the Silene latifolia isolate original U9 population chromosome 8, ASM4854445v1, whole genome shotgun sequence genome encodes:
- the LOC141595917 gene encoding rho GDP-dissociation inhibitor 1-like, translating into MGFDEKKTENCGDSSEVMTNVVDSKDKEVATVTETEQQSNKEKFARVMSEDSILTIDDDDEDDTENKIDLGPLCSLKDQLEKDKDDESLRNWKEQLLGSVDLNAIGDTLDSEVKILSLAIKSPGRDDIVLQIPENGKVKGTWFTLKEGSPYNLQFTFQVNNNIVSGLKYSNTVWKTGVKVDSMKEMLGTFSPQAEPYTHVMPEDTTPSGIFARGSYSARTKFVDDDNKCYLEINYTFDIRKDWQQ; encoded by the exons ATGGGTTTTGATGAAAAGAAGACAGAAAATTGTGGAGATTCTAGTGAAGTTATGACAAATGTAGTTGATTCAAAAGATAAAGAAGTTGCTACAGTTACTGAAACTGAACAACAGTCTAACAAGGAGAAATTTGCAAGAGTAATGAGTGAAGATTCAATTCTtactattgatgatgatgatgaagatgatacAGAAAATAAGATTGATTTGGGTCCTCTTTGTTCTTTAAAGGATCAATTAGAAAAAGACaag GATGATGAGAGTTTGAGGAACTGGAAGGAGCAATTGCTTGGCTCTGTTGATCTTAATGCAATTGGAG ACACTCTTGACTCAGAGGTGAAGATTCTGAGCCTTGCAATAAAATCTCCTGGTAGAGACGATATAGTTCTTCAGATTCCAGAAAACGGAAAGGTGAAGGGCACTTGGTTTACCTTGAAAGAAGGGAGTCCGTACAATCTGCAGTTCACATTTCAGGTCAACAATAACATTGTTTCTGGTCTGAAATACTCCAACACTGTTTGGAAAACTGGGGTAAAAG TTGATAGCATGAAAGAAATGCTCGGAACATTTAGTCCACAAGCGGAACCATATACACATGTAATGCCAGAAGACACCACTCCATCAGGCATTTTCGCTCGAGGGTCATATTCAGCCAGGACAAAG tttgttgatgatgacaacaAATGCTACTTGGAGATTAACTATACCTTTGACATCCGAAAGGACTGGCAGCAATAG
- the LOC141595918 gene encoding uncharacterized protein LOC141595918 isoform X1 produces the protein MQTHTSSTSFLRQRQEGVYDEAFESVVLPLVSYDEENEEEKERRRQEAILHRVGESIRNGVRVCDSNADDDDDDDWERFGEDQAVRNQTVQVRKDCPFLDTVNRQVLDFDFEKFCSVSLTNLNVYACLVCGKYYQGRGPKSHAYTHSLEAGHHVYINLRTEKVYCLPDGYEINDPSLDDIRHVLNPRFTCGQVDGIDKSKLWSRALDGSDYLPGLVGLNNIKETEFVNVTIQSLMRVTPLRNFFLIPENYQHCKSLLVHRFGELTRKIWHSRNFKGQVSPHEFLQAVMKASKKRFHIGAQSDPVEFMSWLLNTLHDDLKSSKKNSSIIYQCFQGELEVVKEIQYKGALERSENDVQNQDPSADGASGIPNVIRELSRMPFLMLGLDLPPPPLFKDVMEKIFIPQVPLFNILKKFDGETITEVVRPQIARMRYRVTRLPPYLILHVRRFTRNNFFVEKNPTLVNFPVKNLELKDYIPLPTPKEGEKWRSKYDLIANIVHEGKPSEGTYRAFVQRKSEEQWYEVQDLHVVETLPQMVALSEAYIQVYEQQQQQQQQQQQQQQQQ, from the exons ATGCAAACTCATACTTCCTCAACAAGCTTTCTG AGGCAAAGGCAGGAAGGTGTGTATGATGAGGCATTTGAGAGCGTTGTTTTGCCTCTAGTGTCGTACGATGAGGAGAACGAGGAAGAGAAGGAAAGGAGGCGGCAAGAGGCGATACTGCATCGTGTTGGTGAGTCAATTAGGAATGGAGTTAGGGTTTGTGATAGTAAtgcggatgatgatgatgatgatgattgggAGAGGTTTGGTGAAGATCAAGCGGTGAGAAATCAGACAGTGCAGGTTCGAAAGGATTGTCCTTTTCTTGACACGGTTAATCGTCAG GTTCTGGATTTTGACTTCGAGAAGTTTTGCTCAGTTTCTTTGACAAACTTGAATGTGTATGCATGCCTTGTTTGTGGGAAATATTATCAAGGGAGAGGACCAAAGTCCCATGCATACACTCATAGCTTAGAAGCTGGACACCATGTCTACATCAACTTGCGGACAGAGAAGGTTTACTGTCTTCCTGATGGATATGAGATCAATGATCCATCTCTAGATGACATTCGCCATGTCCTGAATCCTAG GTTTACCTGTGGTCAAGTTGACGGGATAGATAAAAGCAAGCTTTGGTCAAGGGCTCTTGATGGTTCAGATTACCTTCCTGGATTG GTTGGACTCAACAACATTAAGGAGACTGAATTTGTAAATGTTACCATTCAATCTCTTATGAGAGTTACACCCCTGAGAAATTTCTTCCTGATTCCAGAGAACTATCAACATTGTAAATCTCTCCTTGTTCATCGCTTTGGAGAGCTCACTCGAAAAATCTGGCACTCAAGAAATTTCAAGGGACAG GTGAGCCCACATGAGTTTTTGCAAGCTGTGATGAAAGCCAGTAAAAAACGGTTTCATATTGGTGCACAATCTGACCCAGTTGAGTTCATGTCTTGGCTTCTTAATACTCTTCATGATGACCTCAAAAGTTCTAAGAAAAACTCGAGCATCATTTATCAATGTTTCCAG GGAGAACTGGAGGTAGTGAAAGAGATTCAGTACAAAGGTGCTCTTGAAAGAAGTGAAAATGATGTTCAGAATCAAGATCCATCTGCAGATGGTGCATCTGGAATTCCAAACGTTATCAGAGAACTTTCCAGAATGCCATTTTTAATGCTTGGGCTTGATTTGCCACCTCCGCCACTTTTCAAGGATGTCATGGAGAAAATTTTTATCCCTCAG GTACCACTTTTCAACATCTTGAAGAAGTTTGACGGGGAAACAATTACAGAAGTTGTACGTCCTCAAATAGCAAGGATGAGATATCGTGTTACCAGATTGCCTCCATATCTTATTCTGCACGTGCGCCGATTTACGAGAAacaatttttttgttgaaaagaATCCCACCCTTG TTAATTTTCCCGTTAAGAACCTTGAGCTGAAGGACTACATTCCTCTGCCTACTCCAAAAGAGGGTGAGAAATGGCGCTCAAAGTATGATTTGATTGCAAACATAGTCCATGAAGGCAAGCCTAGTGAGGGAACATACAGAGCTTTTGTTCAGAGGAAATCAGAGGAACAATG GTATGAGGTGCAGGATTTACACGTTGTCGAAACTCTCCCTCAGATGGTCGCCCTTTCTGAAGCATACATTCAGGTctatgagcagcagcagcagcagcagcagcagcagcagcagcagcagcagcagcagtga
- the LOC141595918 gene encoding uncharacterized protein LOC141595918 isoform X2, with product MEVDELPFSKRQRQEGVYDEAFESVVLPLVSYDEENEEEKERRRQEAILHRVGESIRNGVRVCDSNADDDDDDDWERFGEDQAVRNQTVQVRKDCPFLDTVNRQVLDFDFEKFCSVSLTNLNVYACLVCGKYYQGRGPKSHAYTHSLEAGHHVYINLRTEKVYCLPDGYEINDPSLDDIRHVLNPRFTCGQVDGIDKSKLWSRALDGSDYLPGLVGLNNIKETEFVNVTIQSLMRVTPLRNFFLIPENYQHCKSLLVHRFGELTRKIWHSRNFKGQVSPHEFLQAVMKASKKRFHIGAQSDPVEFMSWLLNTLHDDLKSSKKNSSIIYQCFQGELEVVKEIQYKGALERSENDVQNQDPSADGASGIPNVIRELSRMPFLMLGLDLPPPPLFKDVMEKIFIPQVPLFNILKKFDGETITEVVRPQIARMRYRVTRLPPYLILHVRRFTRNNFFVEKNPTLVNFPVKNLELKDYIPLPTPKEGEKWRSKYDLIANIVHEGKPSEGTYRAFVQRKSEEQWYEVQDLHVVETLPQMVALSEAYIQVYEQQQQQQQQQQQQQQQQ from the exons ATGGAGGTTGATGAATTGCCGTTTTCGAAGAGGCAAAGGCAGGAAGGTGTGTATGATGAGGCATTTGAGAGCGTTGTTTTGCCTCTAGTGTCGTACGATGAGGAGAACGAGGAAGAGAAGGAAAGGAGGCGGCAAGAGGCGATACTGCATCGTGTTGGTGAGTCAATTAGGAATGGAGTTAGGGTTTGTGATAGTAAtgcggatgatgatgatgatgatgattgggAGAGGTTTGGTGAAGATCAAGCGGTGAGAAATCAGACAGTGCAGGTTCGAAAGGATTGTCCTTTTCTTGACACGGTTAATCGTCAG GTTCTGGATTTTGACTTCGAGAAGTTTTGCTCAGTTTCTTTGACAAACTTGAATGTGTATGCATGCCTTGTTTGTGGGAAATATTATCAAGGGAGAGGACCAAAGTCCCATGCATACACTCATAGCTTAGAAGCTGGACACCATGTCTACATCAACTTGCGGACAGAGAAGGTTTACTGTCTTCCTGATGGATATGAGATCAATGATCCATCTCTAGATGACATTCGCCATGTCCTGAATCCTAG GTTTACCTGTGGTCAAGTTGACGGGATAGATAAAAGCAAGCTTTGGTCAAGGGCTCTTGATGGTTCAGATTACCTTCCTGGATTG GTTGGACTCAACAACATTAAGGAGACTGAATTTGTAAATGTTACCATTCAATCTCTTATGAGAGTTACACCCCTGAGAAATTTCTTCCTGATTCCAGAGAACTATCAACATTGTAAATCTCTCCTTGTTCATCGCTTTGGAGAGCTCACTCGAAAAATCTGGCACTCAAGAAATTTCAAGGGACAG GTGAGCCCACATGAGTTTTTGCAAGCTGTGATGAAAGCCAGTAAAAAACGGTTTCATATTGGTGCACAATCTGACCCAGTTGAGTTCATGTCTTGGCTTCTTAATACTCTTCATGATGACCTCAAAAGTTCTAAGAAAAACTCGAGCATCATTTATCAATGTTTCCAG GGAGAACTGGAGGTAGTGAAAGAGATTCAGTACAAAGGTGCTCTTGAAAGAAGTGAAAATGATGTTCAGAATCAAGATCCATCTGCAGATGGTGCATCTGGAATTCCAAACGTTATCAGAGAACTTTCCAGAATGCCATTTTTAATGCTTGGGCTTGATTTGCCACCTCCGCCACTTTTCAAGGATGTCATGGAGAAAATTTTTATCCCTCAG GTACCACTTTTCAACATCTTGAAGAAGTTTGACGGGGAAACAATTACAGAAGTTGTACGTCCTCAAATAGCAAGGATGAGATATCGTGTTACCAGATTGCCTCCATATCTTATTCTGCACGTGCGCCGATTTACGAGAAacaatttttttgttgaaaagaATCCCACCCTTG TTAATTTTCCCGTTAAGAACCTTGAGCTGAAGGACTACATTCCTCTGCCTACTCCAAAAGAGGGTGAGAAATGGCGCTCAAAGTATGATTTGATTGCAAACATAGTCCATGAAGGCAAGCCTAGTGAGGGAACATACAGAGCTTTTGTTCAGAGGAAATCAGAGGAACAATG GTATGAGGTGCAGGATTTACACGTTGTCGAAACTCTCCCTCAGATGGTCGCCCTTTCTGAAGCATACATTCAGGTctatgagcagcagcagcagcagcagcagcagcagcagcagcagcagcagcagcagtga